The Gloeobacter violaceus PCC 7421 DNA window CCGTTCCGTCTAGAGCAAAAAATAATCCGTTTCGAACAAGCGCCGCCCGCCCGCAGGCCCCTATCGTCCTCTACAGGCTCACTGCGAAGGATTTCTACTTGAGCAGTCGGCGACCACGGAGGGCCTCACGTGCAGCGTCTGTGCTTGGTGAACCGGTACGCCGTCGGGTGGGCGGGGGCCGCGTTGCTTTGGCTGGCCCGAGCGGCGGGTGCGGAGCCGACGCCGGTTGCGCGCCTGGACGAGCTTGCCCATCCGCTGACCCGCGCCGACGCTTTGCTGGCACAGAGCGCGATCGACTTTCCGCCGGCAGCGGCGGACGCGGCGGTACAAATTACCGGGGTGCAGCTCACTCCCACCGACGGGGGCATCGAGATTTTGCTGGAAACCAACGGCAAGCGACCGCTTCGGGGCCAAAAAGCCGGGGAGGGCAACCGCCTGAGCGTCGATGTCCCCAACGCCCAGTTACGGCTGCCGGACGGTCGAATCGAGCGCCGGGCCGATCCCGCGCCGGGGGTCACGGCCGTCACCGTCGCCCCGTTCGGCGCTGTCGGTGTTCGGATCATCGTCGAGACGGAGGGGCCGCTGCCGCTTTCCGAACTGCGGCAGACGGAACGGGGGCTCCTGCTGAGCCTGCTTGGCGGTCTGGAGGAAGAAGTCGTCGTCACCGCCCAAAAAACCCCCCAAAAACCTCAGGATGTGCCCATCAGCCTTACGGTCCTCCCCAGGCAGCTGATCGAGGATGCCGACATCACCTCTTTAAGGGGTATCGCCCAGAACACCCCCAACTTCACCATCTTCGATCCCGGCGGCACGCGCAGTTTCTTCTTCTACAGCATCCGCGGGCTTTCCAATTTCAACTTCGCCTCCCAGGACGGCGCGGCGTTCTACATCGACGATGTTCCCTACGACTACGGGAGCTTCATCACGCAGGAATTGACCGACCTGGAGCGGGTGGAGGTGCTGCGCGGTCCCCAAAACACGCTCTACGGCCGCAGTTCCCAGGCAGGTGTCGTCAACATCGTCACCCGCAAACCCGCCAATCGCTACGCATTCACGGGTCTTGCAGGATACGGCAGCAACAACAACCTCGACTTGCGCGCGAGCGTGAACGTCCCTGCGGTGGCAGACCAGCTCTTTTTGCGCCTTTCCGGCAACTACGGACGGCGCGACGGCTTTTTCACCAACACGTTTTTGGGCACCAACCTCGGCGGCGTGGCGGGCGGGACCGGCCGGGGGCAACTGCTGTGGACGCCCAGTCCCAATTGGGAGGTGAGTTTCCATGCCAATGTCGATGACTACCGCGACCGCGGCTACGCGGGTCTCATCCGCATCAATCCCGACCCGTTTCGCCTTGAGCAAAATTTCGACGGCTTCAACCAGCTCAACGCCAACACCCAGGCGCTACGGGTCTTCTATCGCGACGAAAATTTGCGCGTAAGCTCGATCACCGCCCGCCGCTTCTCCCGCCAGGAGTCCGCCACCGACGCGGACTTCTCCATCCTCGACGGGGCGACTTTTACCAACGTTTTTTCTTCCACCGTCTGGAGCCAGGAAATTCGGTTGCAGTCCCCCGAAAGTGCAAAGGATTTCCAGTGGTTGTTCGGCGCCTACTACGAATCGCGGGAGTTCCAGACCGCCAAGGACGGCTTCAATTTCAATTCGCAGGCGCCGCTGGTATTCGGTGAGGCGGGAATTGCGGGCGCTTCATTGCTGCGTTCTGCCGATACCGGGGCCCAGACCTACGCCGTCTTCGGCCAGGCGAGCTACAAGCCCGGCGCCGCGTGGACGCTGACGGCGGGCTTGCGCTACGAGACCAATCGGAGCCTTCTGCGCGCTGCCGAGCAGGTCTTCGCGATCCCCGGCTTCCCCGCCACGGCCCTCACCGCCTTCAGCAACGTCGAAAAAAACGGCGATGCCCTCCTGCCGAGGTTCACGGCGGAATACCGCTTCGCGGCCAATGCGATGATCTACGGCAGCATCGCCCGGGGATATAAACCCCCGGGCGTCAACATCCGCCCCGAAACTGCGGACAACACGGCTTTTGAGGCGGAATTTTCCTGGAACTACGAAATCGGCCTCAAATCCGCCTGGTTCGACGACCGACTGGGGGTGAACCTCGCCTTGTTCCACAACCCGGTGAGCAACTATCAGGTGAATCCGCTCGATGCTTTCGGCATCCCCCGCGGCGTGACGAACGCGGATGTGGCGATTACCGGCGGGGAATTGGAAGTGCGGGCGAAATTGAGCCAGGGGCTCGATCTTGTCGCCGGGTTCGGGCTAGCCGATGCCTGGTTTGCCGATTACACCGACCGCGCGACGGGGCAGAGCTTCAACGGCAAACGGCTGCCTTTCGCGCCGGCATTGACCTACAACGTGGCTGTGCAATACCGCGGGTGGGGCGGTGTGTTTGCCCGGGCGGAACTGGTGGGCCGGGGCAGCACGTACTTCGACGAGGGCAACCGCTTCCGCCAAGATCCCTACGCGCTGGTGAATGCCCGCTTGGGCTACGAGTTCGGCGATTATGGGATCTATCTGTATGGCAACAACCTGTTTGACACGCGCTATGTGACCTTGGCGGCGGACGGCCCCTCCGGCTCGATTCTCGGTACGGTCGGCAGCCCCGCGACCTTCGGCGCCCAATTCAAATTCAAGTTATGAGGTGCCCGTGGGCGTTCTGGGTAATCCGAAAGCCGAAGCGGTGCTCGACCGGCTCCACGCCGAGGCCGACCGTCAACTCGCCGCTCTATGGCTGCACTACTTGCCCAAATTGCCCGGGTTGCTCCTGGGAGGCGGCATCGCCTGGGACAGGGCCAACACGGATTTTTACAGGGATAAATACATTCCCATCGACCGGGATCAAGGGGAGTGGCTGTACCTGCTGGCCCGCTCCACCCACGCCCGGACGATCGTCGAATTCGGCACATCGTTCGGGATATCGACCATTTACCTGGCCGCCGCCGTCCAGGACAACGGCGGCGGCCGGGTGATCGGCACCGAGATCGTGCCTGAGAAAGTGGTCCAGGCGCGCAAACATATCGCGCAGGCGGGTCTGGGCTCCAGTGTGGAAATCCGCGAGGGAGACGCCCTCGTCACGCTGCAAAATCTGAATCCAGCCATCGACATGGTGTTGATGGACGGTTGGGTGCATCTGGCCCTCGACGTCCTGAAGCTGCTCGATCCTTTGATTCGCAAAGGCGGCATCGTCGTCGCCGACAACGTCGGCACCTTCAAAGCGGCCCTGAGGCCCTACGTGGAGTTCCTGCGCGACCCCGTCAACGGTTATCGCTCGACGACACTCAACCTCAAAGGCGGTACCGAGTTCTCCGTCAAAATCCGGCCCTGACGGGCGCCGCCGGACGCGCACGATCCATCGGCCGCCTCCGGCGACGCCGGTGCTGGACGATCTTCCGAGGTCTGCAGTAGCTTGCATGCATCCGGAACTTTGCGGGAGAGTACCGAATGGAAGATCGCATCGAGCGCCGTCTCGACCAGCACGGCGAGCTGATTGCCGAGCTGCGGGCCGCCACTTTGGCCAACAGCCAGCGCATCGGTGAGTTGCAGGAGGCCACCGCGGCCAACAGCCGGAACCTCGATCGGCTTGCCGGGATCACCGAGCGCTTCGTCGGTGTGGTCACCGACGCCATTGTCAGGTTCGATCAGGCTGTGGAGGAACTGCGCGCCTCCAATCGCCGCCAGGAAGCGCTGAACGACTTTCTTATCCGGCGGCTCGGCGGCGAAGGGAACGGCGGCAACCCGCCTGCTGCACCGGCAAACTGAGCGCGAGAATGACCGGCGAGGGGGCGACACGTGCGCACCGACCACATCTTTTACAGACTCTTCTTCGCAAGTCGCAGCAAAGCGGGGCCGTGGCGGAAAATCCGGTCCGCCGCAGCCGCCGCTAAGATGGTGAGCACAGGTTCACAGGTGTACGCCATGATCCTCTCCACAGAACCGCTCGTCTACCCCGATTGCGATGGCCTGCCCATGTCCGACAACACCGAGCAGTTCCGCTGGATCGTCTACATCAAAGAAGGCCTGGAGTGGCTGTTCGCGGACGCTCCCGACGTGTTCGTAGCTGGGGATTTGCTGTGGTACCCGCTAGAAGGGGACAACAAGACCCGGCAGGCTCCCGACGCGCTGGTCGCCTTCGGCCGTCCCAAGGGCAGGCGCGGCAGCTACCGGCAGTGGCTCGAAGCGGGCATCGCCCCGCAGGTGGTCTTCGAGGTGCTCTCCCCCGGCAACAGCGTCCGGGAGATGACGCGCAAGTTCGCCTTCTACCAGCGCTTTGGTGTCGAGGAGTATTACCTATACGATCCCGAGGCGGGTGCCCTCGACGGCTACGTGCGCCGGGGCGGAGTGCTGGAGGGCATCGAGTCGATGTCAGGGTGGGTGAGCCCCAGGTTGGGGGTGCGCTTCGATGTGGATGCCGGGGGCCAGTTGCAGATGTGGCGGCCGGACGGCACGCCGTTCGAGAGCTATGGAGAAATCGCCGCCCGCGCCGAGCAGGAGCGCCAACGCGCCGAGCAGGCCGAGCAACGCGCCGAGCAGGCCGAATGGAGGAAAGCATTATCTCTGGTGCTACGGCTGCTCGCCCGGCAGGTCGGTCCCCTGGAGCCGGGGGTGAACGAACGCATCGGCGGGCTCTCGGACGAGGGGCTCGATGCCCTGGCCGAGGCATTGCTGGACTTCGGCTCCGCCGCCGAGCTGCACAACTGGCTCGACGGCCGGGTGCCGGGTTGAGCGAGTCGCGCGCCGTCAAAAGCGCACTTCGAGGGTGCCCTGCACCGTGAAGGGTGCCCCCGGGTAGATGGCGGTGCGGAAGTTGGCCGCCTCGATGTATTGCGCATTCAGCAGGTTCTTGAAGTTGATCGCCGCGTTGAGCGAACCACGACGGTAATAGAGCGCTGCATCGACGCGCGTGTAGCCGGGTACCGAGTAGCTGTTGTCCAGATCGCCAAGGCGCTCACCGACCATGAACACCCCCGCTCCTGCCCCCCAGCCTTCCAGTGCTCCCTCCCCAATTCGATAGGCAGTCCAGAAGCTGCCGCCGTGCAGCGGGGTGGTGGGCAGGCGGTTGCCCACAGGGAAAGTGTTGTCGCGGCTGATCCGGGCGTCGGTGTAAGCGTAAGAAGCAACCACGTTCCAACCCGGCAGAAGCTCGCCCGAGACGTCCAACTCGACGCCTTGGCTTTCTTGCTCGCCCACCTGAATCGAAAAGCGAGGGTTGGCGGGGTCGGCAGTGACGACGTTGGTTTTGGCAATCTTGAACAGGGCAAGGTTGGCGAACAGGCGGTTGGCGAGCAGGTCGGCCTTGGCGCCGAGTTCGAAGCCGGTGCCGCGGGTGGGCAAAAAAGGCGTCCCCGTGGTGCTCAAGCCGCTGCTAGGTGCGAAGGACTGGTTGAAGTTGGCAAAGAGCGAGACGTTGGATGCGGGTTTGTACAGCAGACCGACGCGCGGCGAGAAAGCCTGTCCTTCCGAGGGACTGACATCGCCCGTCTGGAGATCCGTAAACGGCGCGGAGACGGTGTCGTAACGACCGCCGAGCACCAGCTTAAGGTTGTCTGAAAAAGAAATCTGGTCTTGGAGGTAAACCCCGAAACTGCTGGTGGTGATGATGCCCACGAAAACCGAAGAACCCGGGGGGGACTCGAATACGTAGGGCGGGGGCTGGTAGATGTCGATGACATTCGCGAAGCCGAAGAAGGCGTCAAAGCTTTGGGCAAATTTGCCCAGTTCGAGGCCGAAAAGGACCGTGTGGTCAATAGAGCCTGTCCTTGGTTTCCAAATCAGGTCGTTCTGAAATGTGACGCTTTCGGTATAACCATACCCCCGCTGGTTTGCCAGTAGCAAAGAGCGGTTGTCCGGCAGCAGTTCCCCAGCAGAAAAGAGCGATGGGTAGGATTCGAGATAGCTCGTGTACCGGCCCCCGCTGCGCATCGTCAGATTCTCCGCAAACCGGTGCTCCAGCAGCGCAGTCACCCGCGTCACGTTCCCGGAAATCAAGCCCTTGGGATCTGCGAAGAGTCGGTTGTAAGGCACCGGTGCCACGCCGTTTCCCACCGCGAAAAGGCCCTGATCGAAGGGGCGGTTGTCGCGGGTGTGCTCCACCTCAAAGGTCAGCTTCGTCTCCGGACCCACCTTCCACTCCAGCACCGGCGCGAAAAACACCCGCCGGCCCTGGGTGCCACGAAAACTGTTGGCGTCCTCGTAGGCGACATTCAGCCGGTAAGCTAGGTTTCCATCCGAGGTGAGCGGACCGGACAGGTCCACCGTGGTGCGGTAGAAGTCGTAGCTGCCCGCCGTGAAGCCGACCGCGGCGTAGGGGGTGGGCAGTGGCCTTTTTGTGACGTAGTTGATGATGCCGGAGGGTTCGGCCCGGCCAAAGAGCACCGAGGACGGCCCCTTGAGCACGTCGATGCGCTCGATGTTGGCGCTGTCCACGAAGACGAACGAATCGACGATGCTCGACAAAAAGGCGTTGGTGTAATTGTTGGAGCGAAAGCCGCGGATATTGAACTGTTCGCCGAAATTGCCGCCGGTGTCCGACAGGTAAACGCCGCTGACGTTGCGTAGGGCGTCGCGCACGCGCACGGTTCCCTGGTCATCGATACAGTTGTCTGGGAATCACCTGAATCGATTGAGGCGTGTCGAGAATCGGGGTGTCGGTCTTTGTCGCAGTCGAGGAGTTGGAACGGCGGTAAGTGCCGGTGCCGAACACCGTCACCTCGTCGAGGTCTTCGGTGTCCGGTTGGGGGGCAGCCTGGGCCTGGGTTTGGGGTGGAGTGGCGGGTTGTTGGGCCAGATGGGCGGCACTGGTCGAGACGGAGGGCAACTCGCCCAGGCGGTGCACCGTGGCCTCCGGGGACATGGCTGCCACTTGCTGGGCAGGGATGGGACGGGCGCCCAGCAGCAAAAAACTGCTCGCCACCAAAAGGCAGGTCTTGCGGTTGAGCATACAGATCTTCACCGTCTTGGCGCAGTGCGGGGGTCTGTAAAGTAAATTGTGTAAGTGGTCTCAGCAAAGAAAGTACAATACTCTCTCAGGCAGGAGGAGCTGATGACCATTCGCAAAGAGATCCTCGACGAGCTGCTCAAAGACTACGACGGCACCGACCCGCAGACCATTCTTGGCGAGGGCGGTCTGCTCAAACAACTGACCAAGGCGGTCATTGAACGGGCTCTCGAAGCCGAGCTGGAAACCCACCTCGGCTACAAAAAACACGAAGCCGCCGGCAAGGGCACCGGTAACTC harbors:
- a CDS encoding TonB-dependent receptor domain-containing protein, which gives rise to MQRLCLVNRYAVGWAGAALLWLARAAGAEPTPVARLDELAHPLTRADALLAQSAIDFPPAAADAAVQITGVQLTPTDGGIEILLETNGKRPLRGQKAGEGNRLSVDVPNAQLRLPDGRIERRADPAPGVTAVTVAPFGAVGVRIIVETEGPLPLSELRQTERGLLLSLLGGLEEEVVVTAQKTPQKPQDVPISLTVLPRQLIEDADITSLRGIAQNTPNFTIFDPGGTRSFFFYSIRGLSNFNFASQDGAAFYIDDVPYDYGSFITQELTDLERVEVLRGPQNTLYGRSSQAGVVNIVTRKPANRYAFTGLAGYGSNNNLDLRASVNVPAVADQLFLRLSGNYGRRDGFFTNTFLGTNLGGVAGGTGRGQLLWTPSPNWEVSFHANVDDYRDRGYAGLIRINPDPFRLEQNFDGFNQLNANTQALRVFYRDENLRVSSITARRFSRQESATDADFSILDGATFTNVFSSTVWSQEIRLQSPESAKDFQWLFGAYYESREFQTAKDGFNFNSQAPLVFGEAGIAGASLLRSADTGAQTYAVFGQASYKPGAAWTLTAGLRYETNRSLLRAAEQVFAIPGFPATALTAFSNVEKNGDALLPRFTAEYRFAANAMIYGSIARGYKPPGVNIRPETADNTAFEAEFSWNYEIGLKSAWFDDRLGVNLALFHNPVSNYQVNPLDAFGIPRGVTNADVAITGGELEVRAKLSQGLDLVAGFGLADAWFADYTDRATGQSFNGKRLPFAPALTYNVAVQYRGWGGVFARAELVGRGSTYFDEGNRFRQDPYALVNARLGYEFGDYGIYLYGNNLFDTRYVTLAADGPSGSILGTVGSPATFGAQFKFKL
- a CDS encoding O-methyltransferase, whose product is MGVLGNPKAEAVLDRLHAEADRQLAALWLHYLPKLPGLLLGGGIAWDRANTDFYRDKYIPIDRDQGEWLYLLARSTHARTIVEFGTSFGISTIYLAAAVQDNGGGRVIGTEIVPEKVVQARKHIAQAGLGSSVEIREGDALVTLQNLNPAIDMVLMDGWVHLALDVLKLLDPLIRKGGIVVADNVGTFKAALRPYVEFLRDPVNGYRSTTLNLKGGTEFSVKIRP
- a CDS encoding DUF4351 domain-containing protein; the encoded protein is MILSTEPLVYPDCDGLPMSDNTEQFRWIVYIKEGLEWLFADAPDVFVAGDLLWYPLEGDNKTRQAPDALVAFGRPKGRRGSYRQWLEAGIAPQVVFEVLSPGNSVREMTRKFAFYQRFGVEEYYLYDPEAGALDGYVRRGGVLEGIESMSGWVSPRLGVRFDVDAGGQLQMWRPDGTPFESYGEIAARAEQERQRAEQAEQRAEQAEWRKALSLVLRLLARQVGPLEPGVNERIGGLSDEGLDALAEALLDFGSAAELHNWLDGRVPG
- a CDS encoding TonB-dependent siderophore receptor codes for the protein MRDALRNVSGVYLSDTGGNFGEQFNIRGFRSNNYTNAFLSSIVDSFVFVDSANIERIDVLKGPSSVLFGRAEPSGIINYVTKRPLPTPYAAVGFTAGSYDFYRTTVDLSGPLTSDGNLAYRLNVAYEDANSFRGTQGRRVFFAPVLEWKVGPETKLTFEVEHTRDNRPFDQGLFAVGNGVAPVPYNRLFADPKGLISGNVTRVTALLEHRFAENLTMRSGGRYTSYLESYPSLFSAGELLPDNRSLLLANQRGYGYTESVTFQNDLIWKPRTGSIDHTVLFGLELGKFAQSFDAFFGFANVIDIYQPPPYVFESPPGSSVFVGIITTSSFGVYLQDQISFSDNLKLVLGGRYDTVSAPFTDLQTGDVSPSEGQAFSPRVGLLYKPASNVSLFANFNQSFAPSSGLSTTGTPFLPTRGTGFELGAKADLLANRLFANLALFKIAKTNVVTADPANPRFSIQVGEQESQGVELDVSGELLPGWNVVASYAYTDARISRDNTFPVGNRLPTTPLHGGSFWTAYRIGEGALEGWGAGAGVFMVGERLGDLDNSYSVPGYTRVDAALYYRRGSLNAAINFKNLLNAQYIEAANFRTAIYPGAPFTVQGTLEVRF
- a CDS encoding ferrichrome-iron receptor, translating into MKICMLNRKTCLLVASSFLLLGARPIPAQQVAAMSPEATVHRLGELPSVSTSAAHLAQQPATPPQTQAQAAPQPDTEDLDEVTVFGTGTYRRSNSSTATKTDTPILDTPQSIQVIPRQLYR